One stretch of Eupeodes corollae chromosome 2, idEupCoro1.1, whole genome shotgun sequence DNA includes these proteins:
- the LOC129947642 gene encoding splicing factor 3A subunit 3, with protein METILEQQRRYHEERERLIKLMVDEYANRKPGEKEKIYSEHRLKYLLDLHHNATHKLKELYEDKDNERKAEVQALSGPNEFNEFYARLKQIKEFYKKHPNEISVPLSIEFDELTKSYSNNDEMSGLVEFTDEEGGGRYLDLNECYETYLNIRGIEKVDYITYLMTFDHVFDIPKERKNMEYKKYLESLNDYLYGYIVRIKPLLDIDAELAKLDADFQKQWANGTFPGWPKETESVLANTGAHLDLSAFSSWEELASLGLDRLKSALMALDLKCGGTLEERAQRLFSTKGKTHLDSSLIAKKTSGKFSAREQSRQKEIALLEAMLYRCVEFVSEQRSATKENVQRKQARTGGERDDSDAEASESENDEEDADDVPYNPKNLPLGWDGKPIPYWLYKLHGLNINYNCEICGNFTYKGPKAFQRHFAEWRHAHGMRCLGIPNTAHFANVTQIEDAITLWEKLKSQKQSERWIADQEEEFEDSLGNVVNRKTYEDLKRQGLL; from the exons ATGGAAACTATTTTAGAACAGCAACGTCGTTATCACGAAGAACGGGAACGTCTTATCAAACTGATGGTAGACGAATATGCGAATAGAAAACCGGGT gaaaaagaaaaaatttactCGGAACATCGTTTAAAGTATTTGCTGGAT CTTCATCACAACGCGACACACAAGCTAAAGGAACTCTACGAAGACAAGGACAATGAGCGCAAGGCCGAAGTGCAAGCCTTGTCGGGTCCAAATGAATTCAACGAATTCTATGCCCGACTAAAGCAGATCAAGGAATTTTACAAGAAGCATCCCAACGAGATAAGTGTTCCACTCTCAATTGAGTTCGATGAACTCACAAAGTCCTACAGCAACAACGACGAAATGAGCGGTCTGGTTGAGTTCACTGACGAGGAGGGTGGCGGCCGTTATCTAGATCTTAACGAATGCTATGAAACATATTTAAACATACGCGGCATTGAAAAGGTCGACTACATCACCTACCTGATGACATTCGATCACGTCTTCGACATCCCTAAAGAGCGCAAGAACATGGAATACAAAAAGTACTTGGAAAGCTTGAACGATTACTTGTACGGTTATATTGTGCGTATCAAGCCATTATTGGACATCGATGCAGAGCTCGCAAAGTTGGATGCTGACTTTCAGAAACAATGGGCTAATGGAACTTTTCCAGGTTGGCCAAAAGAAACGGAATCGGTATTGGCAAACACTGGTGCTCATTTAGACCTGTCTGCCTTCTCCAGTTGGGAGGAGCTTGCTTCTTTGGGTCTTGATCGTTTGAAGTCAGCTCTGATGGCTCTCGATTTAAAGTGTGGAGGCACCCTAGAGGAACGGGCGCAGAGGTTATTTTCGACCAAAGGCAAGACACATCTTGATTCATCGCTCATAGCCAAGAAGACTAGCGGAAAGTTTAGTGCCCGTGAGCAATCACGACAAAAAGAAATTGCCCTGCTGGAAGCTATGCTGTACCGTTGTGTTGAGTTTGTATCAGAGCAGCGAAGCGCCACCAAGGAGAATGTTCAACGGAAGCAAGCACGTACGGGAGGTGAGAGAGACGATAGTGATGCTGAAGCAAGTGAAAGCGAGAACGACGAAGAAGATGCCGACGACGTTCCTTACAATCCCAAGAATTTACCATTGGGATGGGACGGAAAACCAATTCCCTATTGGCTCTATAAACTACACGGGCTTAACATAAATTACAATTGCGAAATTTGCGGTAACTTTACATACAAAGGACCAAAAGCATTCCAGAGACATTTTGCCGAATGGAGGCACGCTCATGGTATGCGATGTTTGGGAATACCAAATACAGCCCATTTTGCAAATGTAACCCAAATCGAGGATGCTATTACTT tgTGGGAGAAACTGAAATCGCAAAAGCAAAGCGAGCGATGGATCGCCGACCAAGAGGAGGAATTCGAAGATTCTTTAGGAAACGTCGTTAACCGAAAAACTTACGAGGACTTGAAACGGCAAGGATTGCTTTAA